CAAAAGGCTACGGACAAAACATTGTCCATAGCCTTTTTATACGCTAAATTTACACACGGAAAGAAGCAATAGCATACCAACAGTATCAGTATGAATATTGCCCTGCTTTCCGATGAAATCTTAATGCGTCATCTATACGCTATACTCTGTACAATGTTTCATCGGCATGAATTGTACAGAGTTGAGTTTCTTTACAAGTTGATTGGTCAAATAGAAGTTCATAGTATTCTCTCCTTTACTGAAACGCAATCATTATAGCACAGCATTTTGAAGCTGTCAATTTTTGGTCTGCCGCTAACAGGAAAGTTTTAACACAAGGCCGCTGCACCCTGGTAATGGCTTACCTGGTCTTGCAGCGGCCTTTGGCAATGATTCCCTGTTTTTACGAATTTCTTATAAAGCTGACGCTGCCGCAAGACTCATGAACAGTAATAAGGCCTGTATGACTACGCACAGAACTGATATGCCCAGGCAAGACGGCATCGGATTTTTGACATTCGGAGAAATCGATCTTTTAATAACAAACACGCCTCCCATGGTACCAACTAATAATCCAAACAGACCGCTTAGGAACCAGCCGATTAGGATAATAGCAGCTGTGGATATATAAGCCCAGCGAGGTATTTCATTAAGGGGAACATATGGTTTTTTTGAGTTTAAGTATACATCATCCACAGCCAGATCCACTTTGGCACCGATTGATGTAAGATGAAGTGTTTTTCCCTCCAGTTCGATCGGCTCATCAAATACCCGGATAAAGATGCTTTTACTCTTTACAGGCGTAGAAACACCATCCACGATCTTTTTTCCGCGAAAGGCACCGGATTTAAACATAATCTCATGCTCTTTCCCTTCAATCATTACATTCCATTTGTTTTTCATACATATAACCTCCAAAACCCATTTAATATTTTTATATACCAGAACCCAGGATCCCGTTACCGGATGCCGGCCGCAACCAGCTGAAGCTTTGAAGCTGTCTGCCTGTCTAAGTCGGCGGTGTAATCAAGTTCACTGGGAGACTGATCGTACAATACCTGATACAAAACACATGCCGCCAGATAAGTCCCTGCCGGCGAAGGGTGATTCTCATCTTCATCCCAGAGTTCAATCTCAGGATAATCGGACGCACACCGCATAAATGCGATACCTGCCGGTGCCAGCAATGCATCCAGCTCATCTGCAATGTTCATGTAATTTTGAGCCATTTGAGTCTGCATTTCTTCTCTTGTATTTTTAAATTCCAGTCCTAATATCGGAAAAGAAAAGCCTTCTTTATAAGCCCATGTCATAAGAAACACAGATTCTCCGTTTGCTTCCCGGATCATACTGTCAAGCGTTCTTGCAGCAGGATACATGTTCTCTTCTGCCTGTATTGTGGAAATGCCGCTTTGTTCCTGCAAAACTACGTAATCCCAATCGTAATTCTTTAGTGCATCACAGGCCTGTGCCCCAACTTCATCGGTTTCATCCGCAAAATATTCAAGACGGTATGAACCTTCCGTCAATTCATATACCTCTGCTTCGAATCCTCCGCTCTGGCTTAAATTCAAAAATACCGTTGGAAGATCATTAAAATAGGTCATGCTGTTTCCCAGAAACAGAATGGCCGGGTCAGTTTTTATCTGTGCCGGTTTTCTTAAATTCAGCTCCTGGTCAAAATCCATCACCTGGATTTTATCACCCTTTAATGCGTTGTAGATAAGAAGATATCCGGCAAAAAAAACAATGACCAAAACTGCTAAAATTCCAATTACTACCTTTACTAATCTTGATCGCTTCATACTCCTGCCTTTCCCTTTGTTATTCATGAAATATATCGGTCAAAGTTGGTAATAAAATAGGTTTTATTGTACTATTTTTTTAATTTCAGTAACTGTATACAAAATTCAACTTTATTTTTGTGCTTTATGGTAAAATCTGGACAAATTACAATTCCAATCTGTATAGTGCCCAATGGAAAGGCGGCTATAGGCAAAAGCATACCAAAACAAAATAGTGTGGCAAAATTGTGGTCAAAAAAAGAGACCTGACATTTTTCAGATCTCTTTCACTGGTATTGCTTTTCCTTCATTTACACCACTTTCAACGCAAGTTCTGACAGCTTGCCAAAATTCCAATCCCCGCACCCTGTCTCCGCCGCATATCCCACGGCCGCCGTCCTCATGCCGCAGGCGAGAGCCGCTTCAATTCCGGCCTCCGAATCTTCCACCACGATACAGTTCTCCGGCAGGACTCCCAGACGCTTTGCCGCCAGCTCAAACACCTCCGGGTCCGGCTTGGAGCGTTTGATATCATTGCCATCCACAATCGTATCAAAAAAAGTGCCGTAGCCGATCCGGTTCAGTATAAACCCTGCATTTTTACTGGAAGAGCCAATGGCTAACAGGAATCCGTTCTTACGGAGACCAGACAAGGCATTTACCGTATCCTCTGTGATGGAAGCGGGACTTAAATTTTCCAGATACTCTTTATAGTAGCCGTTTTTCTTATCTGTCAGCTGTAATTTATCGCTTTCGGGCACATGGCGGCCCTGGAGGGATAATATAATGTTTAAGCTTTCCAAGCGGCTGACCCCCCGCAGGGCGGAATTTATATTTCTGTCAAAATACAGCCCTGTTTCGTCAGCCAAACGTTTCCAGGCAAGGTAGTGGTATTCATCCGTGGAAACGATTACGCCGTCCAGATCAAAGATAACAGCTTTTATCAAATTTAAATTCTCCATTTCACCCTCCAAAATCTTCTTTCATCCACTCATGTCCAAAATGCCAGCGGCACATCGGAAGTCTTTTCACAAGACCTTCCTCATGTGCCGCTGCTGATAATTGTTAATTTTTATACAATCTTACATCGTCAATGTGTACCGTCGTTCCGCCGCTGGAAGAACAATAGAATCCAATGTCAATGGTACCGTTTGTAACCAGAACATTGCCGGCCTCTATTTTGTGCCACCCGCTTCCAGACTTTGGCATATCCACGTAAATCCCATTGCCGCCGTAGTTTGTGATCTCCATGCGTCCCACGCCCGGAGAGGTATTTACCACCTTCACAAAGGCTTCCACCCGATAGCTTCCGTTTTCCACCTTAAGCCCCTGATGAATGCTCTGTTCATAAGCGGATGCATTGTAAAAATACGCCCGCTTTTCGCCTTCTACCGGAGATTCCGGCGGATTTGTGCCGGATCCGGAATCAACACCATAAGCCAGGGCCTGGCCGCCGGGATGCCACTCCGTCCAGTTGGAAGTAAAGGAAGCGGGCCGCTCGAAATCGCCGTTGTCCAAAAGATTTTCCGGATAAGCACCGGAAGCGGCGGCGGCCAGTGTCAATTTGTCAAGGTTGATGTTGCCGGAATTGCCTGCGTCATAGCGAAGAGAAATTCGGTTTCTTCCCTTTGAAAGCGCCAGATCTGTGCTTACGGTCTGCCAGTTGTTCCAGTTTCCGTCTGTACCGGCAAATTGCAGGTTGCCCCCATAGTTTCCATTTACGTATAAGTTTAAATCCTTCGCGCTCTGGTTCCCGTTGCTGTAGCGGAAATCTGCCTTATAGGTTCCGCCCTGCTCTAAATCGACCTCAAAGGCCACTTCCGCATTCTGGGAAACCATGGAATCCACAAAACCGCTGCCGCTGTAGAACCAATGATCCTGGTTTGTCTTTGCAGTCCCGTAAAGAGGGGAGTTTTCCGCTTCTATTACCATGCGTTCCGGCTCAAAGGGAACTGCCAGATAGTCAATATTTACAAAGCCTGTATCCCCTGCATCAGGATCGTATTTGAAGGTAATGCTGTTGCTTCCCGCGGTAAGGGGCAGGAGTACTTTCACATCTCCCCAGGTATCCCAGCTTCCGGTGGACGGGATGTCCGCCTGGCCGCAGTATGTGCCGTTAACGTATGCGGATAAGGTCTTTGCGGTCTTTGCGGCCTTTGCGCCGTTGGAACAGCGCAGGGTCACCTCATAATCCCCTGGATTTGCGGCTTTGGCATAAAATGTTACTGCTGCCTGGGACCTTTCCATACCGTTTACAAAACCAGTACCGGAAAATCCTGTATGATCCTTGCCAACCTTGGGCTGGTCGGCCACTGTTTTCCCGGAAAGGGAAGCGTATTCGGCCTCGTATTTCTGATCGGACAGTGTGACTGGCGTGTTACCGGATAAAACCAGTTTGTCCGCATTTGACATGCCTGCCTGGGTCTTTATATAAGTAACTTCCCCGTAAATGTCCCTGGATTTTGCAAATCCTCCGCCATTTGCGGCAATAAGGGCATTTAAGTCGGCGTATTCCTGTAACTGGGAGGCATTTTTCGTCACCTGTCCGGCAGCGTTGCCATGAACAGCCAGGTAGTAGTAATCCACACCGTTTGTATAGCTTCCGGATTTGGCTGATATGCCGATCTGAATCTGGCCGGAATTTTCCTGGCCGGATATGGTCTGAGAGAAATACTTTCCATTTTCGTAGCCATAGGTAAGGCCGTCGTCGTCATAATACCGGAACTCTGTCTTCTGGGATGAAGGGAATATGTCTACGAAAACCTGTTCTGTTTTCTTCTGCCCCACGTAGTCAACTACATCCTGTGAGGGGATAATAGCCCCTTCCTTCACAAAGAGGGGCAGGTCGGACCAGGACTTGGTATCCAGGCTGTAGGGAATATATTGTCCGCCCTTATATGCGGTTCCCCTGTTGTAGTCGATCCATTTTCCCTCCGGGAGGTAAATCCACTTGCAGGACTGTCCCCGTTCTGTAACCGGAGCCGTAAGGAGCCAGTCTCCCAGCATCCATGCATCGGAGTAATCCTTTACCTTGTCGTCCTGAGGGTAGTCAAACAGCAGCGGGCGCACCAGGCCCAGACCGCTTTCATAAGCCTCTCTTTCATAGGAATAGAAATAAGGAAGCAGGGAGTAGCGTAAATGAATGGCTGATTTTACATTTTCCTCTGCCGTATAGCCGTAATACCAGGGCTGGCGCTGTTGGTTTAGGTTGCCGTGAACCCGGAAAACAGGCACAACGGATTCAAATTGGAGCCAGCGGGTATAAAGCTCTGGACTGGGGTTTTCAATGTTTCCGGAATTTTGATTAAAGCCTCCGCCGTCTGAACCCCATTTCGGCTGTCCGTTGTTTATGGTAGAAAGCAGGGCTGCCTTCTGTTCTTTTAAGCCGGCGGCCCAGGAAACCCGCTCCCCCTTGTAAAACTGGGTGGCAACGTCTCCTGACCATATGCTGGTTGCATAGCGCTGGGTACCCGGATAGTAGTTTCTGCCCGTCTGCCACACGCGGACATTATCCTTGGCATATTCCCGCTGTCCCTCGTAAATAGACTGGGCAAGATGCAGGGTATTATAATTTCCGAACCAGTACTCTGCCCCATTAGAGGAAACCTTATCGGTTTCATCGTTCCACCATCCCACGATCCCTTTGTTAAATGCATCAATGGAATTGTTCCACCACCAGGTCCGTTCAGCGGATTTGTAAGGGTCAATACTGCGTACGGTAACAGGATAAAAATAATCCACGTATTCGTTGTGTCCCGGATAGAAATACCCGTTATTGGCCGCATCCTGGCCCTGGGCGGTAGTTTTGCCGCCGGAAATCTTTGTTACAATCCGCGGCTTGGTAATGCCGATCATTTTCACGCCCTTTGCGTCCATGATTTTTTTTAAGGCACCGCTTCCGGCAGAGGGAAAATTCCCTGTATTCCACTTAAATTCACCATAGTTATCCTGTCCGTAAAGCTTCCAGTCATAGTCAAAAGCATAACTGTCCAGGGGAATGTTTTTTGCACGGTAGGTATCAATCATTTCCATCATTTCCTGTTCATTGATCCCCCACTCAAAATTGGAAAAGCCCTGTGCCCACTTGGGAAGCATGGGAGATGTTCCGGTAATCTTGGAATAGCCTTTCATAATCTCTTTTGGCTCTCCCAGCAAAATGTAATATTCCACATTATCTTTTTCATACCTGCGGCCTTCCACCGGTGTTCCCCCATAGTAAAATTCCATTTTCTTATCTTTGGAATTGGTATAAGGGTAGCCGCCGTCCGAATCTACCAGCAGACCATAGCCTGCTGTGGACCAGAGGAAGGGACCGCCTGAATTGCCCTGCTGGCCTGCCCTGGCTGCCTGTGTGTTGTCATTGCGCAGCAGATTGCCGTTTTCATCAAAACAGTCAAAGCTGTGGATTCCGTATAGGTTGGAAGAATCCTGACGGACAAAGCGAACGCCATCGTGGTATACTCCTCCGCTTTGGGGTTCCCAAAACAGGGTTGTGCCGTCGGCTTTTTTAACAGTCATCCGACAGGGCTTTTTGTTGATTTCAACCTGCATTTCGTCCGTTTTTATGGTTATGGGATCGGAAGCCGTATTAATGACGGCAGCACTTGCGTCCCATTTAAGATCAGGATCGATCATGGGTGTCTGCTCACTGGAAGGGGCTCCGTCAGGCTGGTAGTTTACCCGCAGGATGTCTTCGCCGCAAACCTCCAGCGTCAGTTTATCCGAAGGAGAGGAACCGCTGTCCACGGTAAGGACCAGAGTGGTTCCGTTGACCTGTGTGCCAATTACGTCACCTAAGGCAGATACAGCCGCCCTGGCCGTGGCCGGCTGGGAGGCCGGCCACAGAGCGGTAAACAATAAGGCAAATACTAAACTTAATGATAGAAAACGTTTTTTCTGTTTCATGCTGCTCCCCCTTATTTAACCAGAATACAGTCCAGATTGATACCGGCAAAATCCCCGTTTTCATAGGAGATCCGGACGGTGTTTCTGCCTCTGTTTAAGTTTATGGGAATGTCTGCTGTATTCCAGGCGTTCCAGCCGGAAGTAACGGGAAGGGCCAAAGTGCCGGCGTTTACCCCGTTGACCTTTACGGTACGCTGTCCGGCGGTCACTCCGGCGGAGTAACGGACTGACAGGGAAGCCGTGCGTTTTTCTTTTGAATATACTTCAAATTCCACCCAGTCGCCATTGTCCGCAAACTGGTCCACAAAGCCGTCCCCGTAATAACCGCTTTTATCCGTGTTGGTTGAAACATGGTTCAGGGATGCGTGTTCCGCTTCATAAGGGGCTTTGTTTACGCCCTTTAATTCGATCTTCTTAACAGCACCGGAGGCTGTTTTGATATAGGTAAGCTTTTCATTCTGGTTATAGTAGTATCCGCTCTGGGCCTTTATAAAGCCGTCCAGAGTATTTACTTCCTGTAATGCCTGACCGTTTACATTTACTTTGGCGGGCCTGGTTCCAAAGACCTGGGTGGTAATTGGAATCTGGCTAGCCGGCAGATCAACGGTTACAGTATCTGCTGCAAAATTCTCGGCTGCCCGGACGGTCATGGTACTCCGGTCACTATGAGATAAGGTATAGGTGCTTTCCCCTTCGGGGTAGATACGGAAGGTAAGGTTTTCGTAATTTTCCACATCATTGCCTATGGAACCGCCCATCTCATAGTTTTTGTTTAAGTTAAGAGGCAGGATGCTGCCGGACTTAACGTAAACAGGGATAGAATCCACATCTGCATAATAGTCTTTTGCCATGCCGCCTGGGGTCAGAGCGTTGTGCCAGAAATCGATCCATTCCCCTTCGGGTAAGTATACGCTTTTTACTGTCTGTCCCTCCCAGACAACAGGAGCCACCAAAAGGCTGCGGCCGAACATATACTGTTCTTCTAAATCATAGGTATTGGAATCCTCCGGATTGTCTAAGAACATGGCCCTCATCATAGGCGTTCCAACATGGGCACTGTTTTGCGCCTCACTGAAAATATAGGGCAGTAAGTTCATGCGGGTGTTGGTGTATTTGCGGAACATTGGGACAATACTGTTGTCTCCCGTGCGGCTCTGAACGTTCCAGGGAGAGCGTTCCTCACTGGGAGAAGGGTTGGACTTCTCAGAGTGGAACTGCATGATCGGGGCAAAAGCAGCCATTTGGGTACTGCGCTTATAAAGCTCGGCAGAAGGGAATTTTCCCGTAAACCCGGCCAGATCCCAGCTCCAGAAAGGTACTCCTGAAATTCCGGCACTCAAACCGGCACTGAGAGCGTCCCGGAAAGCGGAAAAGCTGGAGGTCTGATCTCCTGCCCAAAAGGCTCCGGAGGACTGAACCCCTGCGGTCCCTGACCGGCTGAAGGTGATTCCTTCCCCTGTTTTTTTCTTCACAAAGTCGTTATAGCCCTTTATGTAGGCGTTAGGGTATGCGTTTCGCATGGAAAGGTCAGTTCCGCCGTTATGGAAGGAAGTGTCCTTACGCCAAACCATTTCTCCGCCATCTGTTTTTACGCCGTCTATCTTAATATCATCAAAAAGGTAAGCGCGCTTGTTCATCCACCAGTCTACTGCTTCGGGGTTGGTGAAATCCAACAGCAGACTGTTTCCGAACCACCCTGATTCAGGAATGCGGTAGGCCCCGTTATGACCGTCGGAAACCGCATATCCCTTCTGGAGCATATAGGCCTCGTCATTATCTTTCTGCCCGTAGGAGTAAGGCGTGTATTTTAAAACGGGGATCTGCCACAGCACCAGTTTTAAGCCATTTTCATGAAGGGTGTCTGTCATGGCCTTTGGATTCGGCCATTTGGATCCATAGGTGAAATCCGAGTTGCTAAAAGCAGCCGAACCTGAAACAGGCGTATAGGCAGCTTCATTCCAAACGTAAAAGGTGTTTTCATCGCTCCACTGTTCCAGCACTAAAACCGTAGCAGGAATGTCGTTGTTTTTAGACTGGTTCATTGCTTCCAGGGCTTCTGACTGGGTATCCCATTCATTGGCGGACATCCAAAGTCCGAAGGCCCATTTGGGAAGTTCCTGGGGCATACCGGAAATTGTGTTGTATTTCCCCACCACTTTCCCAGGTGTACTTGCGCTGATCAGATAGTAATCCAAAAGGGGCGAATCCACTTGTTCCGTGTCCGCTTCAAACACATACCGGTCCCCATTGGCAGCCGCCATATCGAACCTGGAATAACAGGTGGTATTTAAGTAAATTCCGTATCCTTTGCTGGTCACGAAAAAGGGGACCGATAAATAGGTCTTGCTTCCCTGGTTCTGATACTGGTTGTAAATGTAGGTTTCAACCACCTCTCCCCGTTTCTCCGCACCGTCATAATGCTCTCCGAAACCGTAGAAGCGCTCGTCGGAAGGAGAGAGATACCCATCCCGGAACTGGCCGATCACGTCTTTTCCGTCAGTCAGCCAGGACATCTCCTTGCCCATTCCGCCGTTAGAAGTCAAAACCCTGTTGTGTTCGTAACTGTATACCTCTAAGGCGTATGGATTCTTTGTGACGGTGAGACGCAGCTTGCCGGTCTTTATTTCCACTTTTTCGGCATTTTCCGTCACCGTGTAACCGGATATACCGGAAGCAAATTTCCCGTCTCCCTTTGGTGAAAGCTGGAAACGCACCGTTTCCTCGTCCGTAAAGCTAAGGGCCAGCTTAGGGGAGAAATTTCCCGTATCAGCCTTCACGTCAAAAACCACAGTTCCGTTATTATAGGAATTTAAAGATACGGATTTGACTTTTTCCCAGTCAGTTACGTGAAAGGTAAAGGGACCGATGGTTTTGGTGTTTGTGCCGTTTACGTCTGCATGGACCGTATACTCCACAACGTCCCCTTTTGCAAAGGAGCCTAAATCCGCCTCCCAGTAAGAATTATTCCCGCTGTTATAGGACCAGCCTGCGCCTGCATCTGTCTTTTTGATGCCATTTACGGTGTAGGAAATCCAAACCTTTTGTCCGGATTCCACAGGCCAGGTGGTGCTGTGTATCCGCACAGACTGGCCTGCGACTGGGTTTCTTGGCGAACGCTCAGTAGGTTCTATTTCATAAATATCATTTAATCCATAAGGATCGTGCCACGTTCCTTCCAGCGCAAACGCCGGTGAAACATTAAGTAAAATACAGCATATACTCAGTAAAATGGCCATAAGCTTCTTTCTCATATTTCCCCTCCATTTATCATAAGTGTTATTTCCTTGTGAAATGGTTTCTCTTTCGGTTAAACTAATTCAAACGCCAGACCAGTATTTCTCCTGGCCGGCATTCTTTGTACAAACGGCATGGACCCACCGTTTGTTCTCCTGTCCAATAATCGTTCCAATTTCCTTTTGGCAGATACACCTGCCTTCCTATCACTCCTTCCTCTAAAACCGGTGCCACTAAAAGCCGGGAACCAAGCATATACTCATCGTCCACCGCGCAGGCCTCTTTATCCTCCGGCCAGTCAATCACCAGTGCAGCCATAAGGGGGCGGCCCGTATTGGCACTTACCTTTGCTTCCTTAAGAATATAAGGCAGCAGCCGTTCCCTTTCCTTCGTATACCTGCGGCAAATGTCAAGGACCTCCGGTCTGCCTGTTATCTTTGCCATGTTCCATGGGCTTCTGTCGTTGATCTCTTCTTCCGAAGCCGCCAGAAGCTCAGAAAACTGGCCGGAAGCCGGTTCTGAGTGCCACTGCATGACCGGAGCAAAGCAGGCCAGGCAAAAGGATCGCAGATACAATTCGGCGGAAGGCAATTTTCCTGCAAAGCCCGCAAGGTCAAAGCCCCAGAAGGGCAGACCCGATAAGCCCGCATTTAAGCCTGCCGTCACCACGTGGCGCAGTTCTTCCCAAGTGGACTGCTGGTCTCCGGCCCAGTGCATGGGCGTGGTCTGGGCACCCGTATATCCGGCCCTGGAAAAGAGCATCCTCTCATCCCCTATAAAGTCTGTATAGGCTCTGGTGTAAACCATGGCATAACCATTTTTCATCTGGCTTCCGGTCCGCCCGTCAAAGAAACGGGCGTCATCGTCATATACAAACTCTCCGCCGTCGGTCTTAAAACCGTCCACTCCCATGTCTAACAGGTATTGCCGCTTTCCAAACCACCAGTCACAGGCCGCCGGGTTGGTGAAATCCGGTATCATGGAACCGCCGAACCAGCGCCCTTCCGGAATCAGATAGGGAGAGCCGTCGGCATTGGTGACAACAAAGCCCTTTTGGACCGCTTCGGCGCAGTCTGCCTCGTGCTCCGGGCAGGTGCGCCCCGGCTCCAGCTTTTTCAAAACCGGAACCTGCCAGAGAATCAGGCGGATTCCTTTTTCATGAAGGTCCCGGACCATCCGTTCCGGATCGGGAAAACGCTCTTTGTCAAAGCGGTAAAAGGTTGCTTCATCACTCCAGGCTTCGATTACCACCACAGAGGGCTTCATCCCCTCCCTGACAGCTTCTTCCACCACTTCTTCCACCACCGCCTGACTATCCCAGCGGTTAGCGGACATCCAAAGGCCAAAGGCCCAGTCCGGTGGCAGCCTGGGCCGCCCCGTAAGTTTGGTAAACTCTTTAAGAACCTCTAAGGGTTTCCCCGTAAATGTCCACACATCGTATTGATCCGGAAGCGTAAAGACGATTCCTTCTTCAGTTTTTTCCGTGAAAACAGTAAATTTTTCCTGTGTGTCCACATAAAGCCCTCCGCCCCCGTCCGTCAAGGCAAAGGGAATGGGCAGATAAGTGGAAGCCCCCTGATTGGTAAAGGTTTCATACACGTGGTTTTCCCGGGCAAGGCCCTCCTGATTCAATGCGTCAAACCGTTCTCCAAATCCGTAAACGGCCTGGCCAGCAAGCAAACATTTCATCCTTTTACTCCTCCTACCTGTAATCCTGCTGCAAAATACTTCTGTGCAAAAGCATAAACCACCAGAATCGGAAGCATGGAAACCAGGGCCCCCGCCATGAGTAAGTTGTATTCGCTTTTGTACTGCCCGTTTAAGGAGCTTAAAATAATTGGCAGGGTAAACTTTGTCTTTGTAGTCAGCATGACCAGCGGCAAAAGATAGTCATTCCATGCGTCCATAAAACAGATAATCGCCAATGTGGCCAGGCTGGATTTGCACATGGGGCATACGATCCGCAGAAAGACAGTAAAAATTCCCGCGCCGTCAATGGCAGGTGCTTCCAGATAGACATCAGGAATCGTCATCATGCGCTGGCGCAGCATAAACACCGCAAACACCTTGAACACGCTTGGCAGTACCAAAGCCCCCAGGCTATCCACCAGCTTCAGTTCTCCCATAAGTAAGTAAAGAGGGATGAACAGCACCTGGGAAGGGATCATCATGGTTGCCAGGTAAACCAGAAAAATCACATTTTTCCCCTTAAAATCCAGTTTCGCGAAGGCAAAG
The nucleotide sequence above comes from Lacrimispora sp. BS-2. Encoded proteins:
- a CDS encoding carbohydrate ABC transporter permease, producing MSRKAVSGVLYHLTAVLLSVVTLLPFFWMLSTSFKEYGAIMALPIQWIPKNPTFKNFSDLFSKEGMTVSMFNSLVVSISSVVVTIISSAMAAFAFAKLDFKGKNVIFLVYLATMMIPSQVLFIPLYLLMGELKLVDSLGALVLPSVFKVFAVFMLRQRMMTIPDVYLEAPAIDGAGIFTVFLRIVCPMCKSSLATLAIICFMDAWNDYLLPLVMLTTKTKFTLPIILSSLNGQYKSEYNLLMAGALVSMLPILVVYAFAQKYFAAGLQVGGVKG